In one Pseudomonas sp. R84 genomic region, the following are encoded:
- the ppsA gene encoding phosphoenolpyruvate synthase, translating to MVEYVVSLDKLGKHDVEHVGGKNASLGEMISNLAGAGVSVPGGFATTAQAYRDFLELSGLNDQIHAALDALDVDDVNALAKTGAQIRQWIMEAEFPEKLNAEIRTAFAALSAGNPDVAVAVRSSATAEDLPDASFAGQQETFLNIRGVENVIRAAKEVFASLFNDRAISYRVHQGFDHKLVALSAGVQRMVRSETGTAGVMFTLDTESGFRDVVFITGAYGLGETVVQGAVNPDEFYVHKGTLEAGRPAILRRNLGSKAIKMIYGDEAKAGRSVKTIDVDKADRARFCLSDAEVSELAKQAMIIEKHYQCPMDIEWAKDGDDGKLYIVQARPETVKSRTQANVMERYLLKETGTVLVEGRAIGQRIGAGKVRIIKDVSEMDKVQPGDVLVSDMTDPDWEPVMKRASAIVTNRGGRTCHAAIIARELGIPAVVGCGNATQLLKDGQGVTVSCAEGDTGYIFEGELGFDIKKNSVDAMPELPFKIMMNVGNPDRAFDFAQLPNAGVGLARLEFIINRMIGVHPKALLNYDGLPQEIKDSVDKRIAGYNDPVDFYVDKLVEGISTLAAAFTPKKVIVRLSDFKSNEYANLIGGKLYEPEEENPMLGFRGASRYISESFRDCFELECRALKRVRNEMGLTNVEIMVPFVRTLGEASQVVDLLAENGLKRGENGLRVIMMCELPSNAILAEEFLEFFDGFSIGSNDLTQLTLGLDRDSGIIAHLFDERNPAVKKLLANAIAACNKAGKYIGICGQGPSDHPDLAKWLMEQGIESVSLNPDTVLETWFFLAEGQAPA from the coding sequence TTGGTAGAGTACGTAGTTTCCCTCGATAAGCTCGGCAAACACGATGTTGAGCATGTGGGGGGCAAGAACGCATCCCTGGGCGAGATGATCAGTAACCTGGCAGGCGCCGGTGTTTCGGTCCCCGGCGGCTTCGCCACGACGGCTCAGGCTTATCGTGATTTCCTCGAACTGAGCGGCCTCAATGACCAGATCCACGCGGCCCTCGATGCGCTCGACGTCGACGACGTCAACGCCCTGGCCAAGACCGGCGCGCAGATCCGTCAATGGATCATGGAAGCCGAATTCCCGGAAAAACTGAATGCCGAGATCCGCACCGCCTTCGCCGCGCTGTCGGCCGGCAACCCTGACGTGGCCGTGGCCGTGCGTTCTTCCGCCACCGCCGAAGACTTGCCGGACGCCTCGTTCGCCGGTCAGCAGGAAACCTTCCTGAACATCCGTGGTGTGGAAAACGTTATCCGCGCCGCCAAAGAGGTGTTTGCTTCGCTGTTCAACGACCGTGCGATTTCCTACCGCGTGCACCAGGGCTTCGACCACAAACTGGTCGCCCTGTCGGCTGGCGTGCAGCGCATGGTGCGTTCGGAAACCGGCACTGCCGGCGTGATGTTCACCCTCGATACCGAATCCGGTTTCCGTGACGTGGTGTTCATCACCGGCGCTTACGGCCTGGGCGAAACCGTCGTACAAGGCGCGGTCAACCCGGATGAGTTCTACGTGCACAAGGGCACGCTGGAAGCCGGTCGTCCGGCGATCCTGCGTCGCAACCTCGGCAGCAAAGCCATCAAGATGATCTACGGCGACGAGGCCAAGGCCGGTCGTTCGGTCAAGACCATCGATGTCGACAAGGCTGACCGCGCGCGTTTCTGCCTGTCCGACGCTGAAGTCAGCGAGCTGGCCAAGCAAGCGATGATCATCGAAAAGCACTACCAGTGCCCGATGGACATCGAATGGGCCAAGGACGGTGACGACGGCAAGCTGTATATCGTTCAGGCCCGTCCGGAAACCGTGAAAAGCCGCACCCAGGCCAACGTCATGGAACGTTACCTGTTGAAAGAAACCGGCACCGTGCTGGTTGAAGGTCGCGCCATTGGCCAGCGCATCGGCGCCGGTAAAGTGCGCATCATCAAAGATGTCTCCGAGATGGACAAAGTCCAGCCGGGCGACGTACTCGTTTCCGACATGACCGACCCGGACTGGGAACCGGTGATGAAGCGCGCCAGCGCCATCGTCACCAACCGTGGCGGCCGTACTTGCCACGCAGCGATCATCGCTCGCGAGCTGGGTATTCCGGCTGTGGTTGGTTGCGGCAACGCCACCCAATTGCTGAAGGATGGCCAGGGCGTGACCGTGTCCTGCGCTGAAGGCGACACCGGTTACATCTTCGAAGGCGAGCTGGGTTTCGACATCAAGAAGAACTCCGTCGACGCCATGCCGGAGCTGCCGTTCAAGATCATGATGAACGTCGGCAACCCGGACCGCGCTTTCGACTTCGCACAGTTGCCGAATGCCGGTGTCGGCCTGGCCCGTCTGGAATTCATCATCAACCGCATGATCGGCGTCCACCCGAAAGCGCTGTTGAACTACGACGGTCTGCCACAGGAAATCAAGGACAGCGTCGACAAGCGTATCGCCGGTTACAATGACCCGGTCGACTTCTACGTCGACAAACTGGTGGAAGGCATCAGCACCCTGGCTGCAGCGTTCACGCCGAAAAAAGTCATCGTGCGTCTGTCGGACTTCAAGTCCAACGAATACGCCAACCTGATCGGTGGCAAGCTCTACGAGCCGGAAGAAGAGAACCCGATGTTGGGCTTCCGTGGCGCTTCGCGTTACATCAGCGAATCGTTCCGTGACTGCTTCGAACTCGAATGCCGCGCGCTGAAACGTGTGCGCAACGAGATGGGCCTGACCAACGTTGAAATCATGGTGCCGTTCGTCCGTACCTTGGGCGAAGCCAGTCAGGTTGTCGATCTGCTCGCCGAAAACGGCTTGAAGCGCGGCGAAAACGGTCTGCGCGTGATCATGATGTGCGAATTGCCATCCAACGCGATTCTGGCCGAAGAGTTCCTCGAATTCTTCGACGGTTTCTCGATCGGTTCCAACGACCTGACTCAGCTGACGCTGGGCCTGGACCGCGATTCCGGTATCATCGCGCACCTGTTCGACGAGCGTAATCCGGCGGTCAAGAAGCTCTTGGCCAACGCGATTGCCGCGTGCAACAAGGCCGGCAAGTACATCGGCATCTGCGGTCAGGGTCCTTCGGACCACCCGGATCTGGCCAAGTGGCTGATGGAACAGGGCATCGAAAGCGTGTCGCTGAACCCGGATACCGTGCTGGAAACCTGGTTCTTCCTGGCGGAAGGCCAGGCGCCGGCTTGA
- a CDS encoding PLP-dependent aminotransferase family protein → MTVKVSIAMVSILRGGLANGVGVKYKRLANAVAQAIDEGVIDSGSKLPPHRLLADNLGVTIGTISRAYGELERVGLVVARVGDGTYVSQRGMERAQDKGFRNVSDEPSACFDMSRNQPIPAQEAAFMSQSLQELASDPRVLQQLTGYTAEAGLARHRLAGAVWLQHEAFVPHADQVLCVNGGQHGLLCALMGLLKVGDTVVTEHLSYPGLIGVARQLGIKLVGATMDDEGLLPSALEDICRQHRVSALYCTPTIQNPTAAVMSISRRQAIADICRQHNLLIIEDEAHAVLDRQRPLPLSYFAPERSVLIGSLSKAVSAGLRVGYLHAPLPLVGRLSSAIRATCWMANPLSMEVASLWIESGMAERLLDEQISEIGRRKALVSPVLQGLNYKTHAYSPHFWVEVPELWRASQIAAELKENNYLVATAEAFAVGHAAVPQFVRVSVCNAVGDDGLLLGGFEALAQALTESV, encoded by the coding sequence ATGACTGTCAAAGTAAGTATTGCCATGGTGTCAATCCTCCGTGGTGGTCTCGCCAATGGCGTGGGCGTGAAGTACAAACGCCTGGCGAATGCCGTCGCGCAGGCCATCGATGAGGGCGTCATCGATTCCGGTAGTAAACTGCCGCCGCATCGGTTGTTGGCCGACAATCTCGGAGTGACCATCGGTACGATCAGCCGTGCCTACGGCGAATTGGAACGCGTGGGATTGGTCGTCGCCCGCGTCGGAGATGGCACTTATGTGTCTCAGCGCGGGATGGAGCGGGCGCAGGACAAAGGCTTTCGTAATGTCAGCGATGAGCCGTCAGCCTGTTTCGATATGAGCCGCAATCAGCCGATTCCCGCACAGGAAGCGGCGTTCATGAGCCAGAGTCTGCAGGAACTGGCCAGTGATCCGCGGGTGTTACAGCAGTTGACCGGTTACACCGCCGAAGCGGGGCTGGCACGGCACCGATTGGCCGGGGCGGTCTGGCTGCAGCACGAAGCGTTCGTGCCGCACGCCGATCAGGTGTTGTGCGTCAACGGTGGTCAGCATGGCTTGTTGTGCGCGTTGATGGGCCTGCTCAAGGTCGGCGACACAGTGGTGACTGAGCATTTGTCCTACCCGGGATTGATCGGCGTCGCACGCCAGCTTGGGATAAAACTTGTCGGCGCGACGATGGATGACGAAGGACTGTTGCCGTCGGCACTGGAGGACATCTGCCGTCAACATCGTGTTTCAGCGCTGTATTGCACGCCAACGATCCAGAATCCTACAGCCGCTGTGATGTCGATCTCACGGCGCCAGGCGATTGCCGATATCTGCCGCCAGCACAATTTGCTGATTATCGAAGACGAAGCCCATGCGGTTCTGGACCGCCAGCGCCCGTTGCCGCTGAGTTATTTCGCGCCGGAGCGCTCGGTGTTGATCGGCAGTCTGAGCAAGGCTGTTTCCGCCGGATTGCGCGTCGGTTACCTGCATGCGCCACTGCCGCTGGTCGGGCGTTTGAGTTCCGCCATTCGTGCAACGTGCTGGATGGCCAATCCGTTATCGATGGAAGTGGCGAGCCTGTGGATTGAAAGCGGCATGGCCGAGCGCTTGTTGGACGAGCAAATAAGCGAGATTGGCCGGCGCAAGGCACTGGTTTCGCCCGTTCTGCAGGGCTTGAATTACAAGACTCATGCTTACAGCCCGCATTTCTGGGTGGAGGTGCCTGAGCTGTGGCGGGCGTCGCAGATTGCCGCGGAGTTGAAGGAAAACAACTATCTGGTCGCCACCGCTGAGGCGTTTGCGGTCGGGCATGCGGCGGTGCCGCAGTTTGTTCGGGTGAGTGTGTGTAATGCAGTGGGGGATGATGGGTTGTTGCTGGGGGGCTTTGAAGCTCTGGCGCAGGCATTAACAGAGTCCGTGTAA
- a CDS encoding EamA family transporter, translated as MHISKPWLAGLVTSTLFLIVCLSWGTTWLGIKIAVESVPPLTAAGLRFLIAFPLFLSFALLRKEPLLFPRKSRWFFVFVTLSYFSLPYYLLNYGEMHVSSGLTALLFSCMPVFILLFSALFLREKIYPSQMLGIAIGFGSLLMIIRSQGLHLDQAEWLGGLAILCAAVMHALCYVVTKKHGSAISVITYNTLPIGIAGAMLFIVGLSIETPVFRDVSARSWAALFYLGLVASVGGFIVYFLLLKRLSPIILSFVFIIFPVFAVIIGAWYEGQPLSRELMIYSAILLSGFAITKLPIEKWRTRSV; from the coding sequence ATGCACATCAGCAAACCCTGGCTCGCAGGACTGGTTACCAGCACCTTGTTTCTGATCGTCTGCCTGAGTTGGGGCACGACGTGGCTGGGGATCAAGATTGCGGTGGAAAGCGTGCCGCCGCTGACGGCCGCCGGATTGCGTTTTTTGATCGCTTTTCCGCTGTTTCTGAGCTTCGCGCTGTTGCGCAAGGAACCGCTGTTGTTTCCCAGAAAAAGTCGCTGGTTTTTTGTGTTCGTCACGCTGTCGTATTTCAGCCTGCCCTACTACCTGCTCAACTACGGCGAGATGCACGTGTCATCGGGCTTGACCGCCCTGCTGTTCAGTTGCATGCCGGTGTTTATCCTGCTGTTTTCCGCGTTGTTTCTGCGCGAGAAAATCTACCCGTCGCAGATGCTCGGTATCGCGATTGGCTTTGGCAGTCTGCTCATGATTATCCGCAGTCAGGGTCTGCACCTGGATCAGGCCGAATGGCTGGGGGGGCTGGCGATCCTGTGCGCAGCGGTGATGCACGCGCTGTGTTACGTGGTGACGAAAAAACATGGCAGCGCCATCAGCGTGATTACCTACAACACGCTACCGATCGGCATTGCCGGGGCGATGTTATTTATTGTCGGGCTGAGCATTGAGACGCCGGTGTTCAGGGATGTCAGCGCACGCTCCTGGGCTGCCCTGTTTTACCTAGGACTGGTGGCGTCGGTCGGCGGATTCATCGTTTACTTTTTGCTGCTTAAACGCTTGAGCCCGATCATTCTGTCGTTCGTGTTTATCATTTTCCCGGTGTTCGCCGTGATCATCGGCGCCTGGTACGAGGGACAACCCCTGTCCCGGGAGTTGATGATCTATTCAGCGATTTTGTTGAGCGGTTTTGCGATCACCAAATTGCCCATCGAAAAATGGCGTACGCGGTCCGTGTAG
- a CDS encoding pyruvate, water dikinase regulatory protein, with amino-acid sequence MKRSAFFISDGTGITAETLGQSLLAQFENITFSKFTRPYIDSVEKARAMVQQINKAAETDGFRPIIFDTIVNQDIREILATSNGFMIDIFSTFLAPLEQELTEHSSYTVGKSHSIGHNSNYMERIEAVNFALDNDDGARTHYYDKADLILVGVSRCGKTPTCLYMAMQFGIRAANYPLTEDDMERLTLPTALRAHQHKLFGLTIDPDRLTAIRNERKPNSRYSSYAQCEFEVREVENLFRRENIPNINSTHFSVEEISAKILVEKGVERRFK; translated from the coding sequence ATGAAACGATCTGCTTTCTTCATCTCCGATGGCACCGGCATCACTGCCGAAACCCTGGGTCAAAGCCTTCTGGCGCAGTTCGAAAACATTACCTTCAGCAAATTCACGCGACCGTACATCGACAGCGTTGAAAAAGCGCGGGCCATGGTACAACAAATCAACAAAGCCGCTGAAACCGACGGCTTTCGCCCGATCATCTTCGACACCATCGTCAATCAGGACATCCGTGAGATTCTCGCAACGTCCAATGGTTTCATGATCGACATTTTCTCGACCTTTCTTGCCCCGCTGGAGCAGGAACTGACCGAGCACTCTTCCTACACGGTCGGCAAGTCGCACTCGATCGGGCACAACTCCAATTACATGGAGCGTATCGAGGCGGTTAACTTTGCCCTCGACAACGACGACGGTGCGCGCACGCACTATTACGACAAAGCCGATTTGATACTAGTGGGCGTGTCGCGATGCGGCAAAACGCCGACGTGTCTGTACATGGCCATGCAGTTCGGCATTCGCGCGGCCAACTATCCGCTGACCGAAGACGACATGGAACGCCTGACCCTGCCGACGGCCCTGCGCGCCCATCAGCACAAGCTGTTCGGCCTGACCATCGACCCCGACCGCCTCACCGCGATCCGCAACGAGCGCAAGCCCAACAGCCGCTATTCGAGCTACGCCCAGTGCGAATTCGAAGTGCGTGAGGTAGAGAATCTGTTCCGCCGCGAGAACATCCCCAACATCAACTCCACGCATTTTTCGGTGGAAGAGATTTCGGCGAAGATTCTGGTGGAGAAAGGTGTGGAGCGGCGGTTCAAATAG
- a CDS encoding mechanosensitive ion channel domain-containing protein: MELDLWTQSLVTAMTALWTKVANFIPNLFGALVVLLLGFVVAKLLDTLLSKLLAKLGLDRLMGGTGLTKLMSRAGLQVPISTLIGKIVYWFVLLIFLVSAAESLGLERVSATLDMLALYLPKVFGAALVLLVGVLLAQLANGLVRGAAEGVGLDYASGLGRIAQGLVIIISISVAISQLEVKTDLLNHVIVIVLITVGLAVALAMGLGSREIAGQILAGIYVRELYQVGQQVRVGEVEGQIEEIGTVKTTLLTDEGELVSLSNRILLEQHVSSR, from the coding sequence ATGGAACTCGACCTCTGGACTCAGAGCCTCGTCACTGCAATGACTGCGTTGTGGACCAAAGTGGCCAATTTCATCCCGAACCTGTTCGGCGCACTCGTCGTGCTGCTGTTGGGTTTCGTCGTGGCCAAGCTGCTCGATACCTTGCTCTCCAAGCTGCTCGCCAAACTGGGCCTTGATCGCCTGATGGGCGGTACCGGGCTGACCAAATTGATGTCCCGGGCGGGACTGCAGGTTCCGATTTCGACGCTGATCGGTAAAATCGTTTACTGGTTCGTCCTGCTGATTTTTCTGGTTTCTGCAGCAGAATCCCTTGGCCTTGAGCGAGTTTCAGCTACGCTGGATATGTTGGCGCTCTATTTGCCGAAAGTATTCGGCGCGGCGCTGGTGTTGCTGGTAGGTGTCTTGCTCGCGCAACTGGCCAACGGACTGGTGCGCGGGGCGGCAGAAGGCGTAGGCCTGGACTACGCTTCGGGGCTTGGGCGAATTGCTCAGGGGCTGGTAATCATCATCAGCATTTCGGTCGCGATCAGCCAGCTTGAGGTCAAGACCGACCTGCTGAACCATGTGATCGTCATCGTTTTGATTACCGTTGGTCTGGCGGTTGCGCTGGCCATGGGTTTGGGAAGCCGGGAAATTGCCGGTCAGATTCTTGCGGGAATCTATGTGCGTGAGTTGTATCAGGTTGGGCAACAAGTGCGTGTTGGCGAGGTCGAAGGGCAGATCGAGGAGATCGGCACGGTGAAAACCACATTGCTGACCGATGAGGGTGAGCTAGTCTCTCTTTCCAATCGGATCCTGCTGGAACAGCATGTGAGTAGCCGCTAA
- the rraA gene encoding ribonuclease E activity regulator RraA — MNHYLTPDLCDAYPELVQVLEPMFSNFGGRDSFGGEIVTIKCFEDNSLVKEQAELKGNGKVLVVDGGGSLRRALLGDMIAEKAAKNGWEGLVIYGCIRDVDVIAQTDLGVQALASHPMKTEKRGIGDLNVPVTFAGVTFHPGQYIYADNNGVIISPSPLQMPE; from the coding sequence ATGAACCATTACCTTACGCCTGACCTGTGCGACGCCTATCCGGAGCTGGTGCAGGTGCTGGAACCGATGTTCAGCAATTTCGGTGGCCGTGATTCGTTCGGTGGCGAAATCGTGACCATCAAATGCTTCGAAGACAACTCGTTGGTCAAGGAACAAGCCGAACTCAAAGGTAATGGCAAGGTGCTGGTGGTCGATGGCGGTGGTTCGCTGCGTCGCGCGCTGCTGGGCGACATGATTGCCGAGAAGGCTGCTAAAAACGGTTGGGAAGGGCTGGTGATCTACGGTTGCATCCGTGACGTCGACGTCATCGCGCAAACCGATCTGGGTGTGCAGGCGCTGGCCAGCCATCCGATGAAAACTGAAAAACGTGGTATCGGTGACCTCAACGTTCCGGTGACTTTCGCCGGTGTGACGTTCCACCCGGGCCAGTACATTTATGCGGACAACAACGGCGTGATCATTTCGCCGAGCCCGCTGCAGATGCCTGAATAA
- a CDS encoding alpha/beta fold hydrolase — translation MQSSSNLFPVALISAERRGDLSEDVYRLKPGNSPDWSVEIAVTRLGMADDSAPRGVPVILLHGSFSNRRFWFSPKGLGLGAYLTRLGFDVWIPEMRGHGLSQRNEEYRRNRVADYARYDLPAIAAFVREQSGQIPHWIGHSLGGITLAAALGGEYLGEPAVASAAFFGTQVSRTYWPLKIPPVEWSSRFILKRFAQLSGSRLKRGPEDEPIGLALESMRWYGLFGRFGDKDTDWWAGLADVQVPVLAVTAAGDHQDPAWACRKLFEQIGSEHKQFINLGREKGFTDNFGHVEMLVSKTAQTEVWPLVARWLNDQHAPLLGEQPDLVAAV, via the coding sequence ATGCAAAGCAGCAGCAACCTGTTTCCTGTCGCCCTGATCAGCGCCGAACGGCGCGGCGATCTGAGCGAAGACGTTTACCGACTGAAGCCCGGCAACAGTCCCGACTGGTCCGTGGAGATCGCCGTCACCCGTTTGGGCATGGCCGATGACTCCGCGCCACGCGGCGTGCCGGTGATTCTGCTGCACGGCAGTTTTTCCAATCGTCGCTTCTGGTTTTCACCGAAAGGCCTGGGCCTGGGCGCGTATCTGACGCGACTGGGGTTCGACGTGTGGATTCCGGAGATGCGCGGCCACGGCCTGTCGCAGCGCAATGAGGAGTACCGGCGCAATCGTGTCGCCGACTACGCCCGTTACGATCTGCCGGCGATTGCCGCGTTCGTGCGTGAGCAGAGCGGGCAGATCCCGCACTGGATCGGCCATTCGCTGGGCGGCATCACTTTGGCCGCAGCGCTCGGTGGCGAATACCTCGGCGAGCCTGCCGTAGCTTCGGCAGCGTTTTTCGGCACACAAGTCAGCCGCACTTACTGGCCGCTGAAAATTCCGCCGGTGGAGTGGAGCAGCCGCTTCATTCTCAAGCGTTTTGCGCAACTGTCGGGTTCACGCCTCAAGCGCGGCCCGGAAGATGAGCCGATCGGTCTGGCGCTGGAAAGCATGCGCTGGTACGGCTTGTTCGGCCGTTTTGGCGACAAGGACACGGATTGGTGGGCGGGGCTGGCCGATGTTCAAGTGCCAGTGCTGGCGGTGACTGCAGCAGGGGATCATCAGGATCCTGCGTGGGCCTGTCGCAAACTGTTTGAGCAAATTGGCTCCGAACACAAGCAGTTCATCAATCTGGGGCGCGAGAAGGGTTTCACTGATAATTTCGGTCATGTTGAAATGTTGGTGAGCAAAACCGCGCAGACTGAGGTGTGGCCGTTGGTGGCGCGCTGGTTGAACGATCAGCACGCGCCGTTGCTGGGCGAGCAGCCTGATCTGGTTGCTGCGGTCTGA
- a CDS encoding zinc transporter ZntB has product MFEEENAQWGLVHALVLDGKGGARSIARTELDDLQLQAHESLWLHWDRSHPQTQTWLRKSSGLNEFTCDLLLEENTRPRLLPLPDAELLLFLRGVNLNPGAEPEDMVSVRIFASAQRVISLRLRPLRATDELLVQLADGKGPKTASELILYLAQFLTNKVQDLVTCLSEIADEEEEKMDADERYTPEHGAILHIRRRAAGLKRFLAPQRDIFGQLTRIKLPWFVDDDADYWNELNNSLTRYLEELELTRERVGLVLEAEDRRLSERMNRTMYRFGIITCIFLPMSFITGLLGINVGGIPFSSSPYGFLIACLTVLALAFGQWWLFRRLRWV; this is encoded by the coding sequence ATGTTCGAGGAAGAAAACGCGCAATGGGGGTTGGTGCATGCCCTGGTGCTGGACGGAAAAGGCGGTGCGCGTTCGATAGCCCGGACTGAGCTCGACGATTTGCAGTTGCAGGCCCATGAAAGCCTGTGGCTGCATTGGGATCGCAGCCATCCGCAGACCCAGACCTGGCTGCGCAAATCCAGCGGTCTCAACGAATTCACCTGCGACCTGCTGCTGGAAGAGAACACGCGTCCGCGCCTGTTGCCGTTGCCGGATGCCGAACTGCTGCTGTTTCTGCGCGGGGTCAATCTCAACCCGGGTGCCGAGCCGGAAGACATGGTTTCGGTGCGGATTTTTGCTTCGGCCCAACGGGTGATTTCCCTGCGCTTGCGCCCATTGCGCGCCACCGATGAACTGTTGGTGCAATTGGCGGATGGCAAAGGTCCGAAAACGGCCTCTGAACTGATCCTTTATCTGGCGCAGTTCCTCACCAACAAGGTTCAGGATCTGGTCACTTGCCTCTCGGAAATCGCCGATGAGGAAGAAGAAAAGATGGATGCCGACGAACGGTATACCCCTGAGCATGGCGCCATTTTGCACATCCGTCGCAGGGCTGCCGGGCTGAAGCGTTTTCTTGCGCCGCAGCGGGATATTTTTGGACAACTCACGCGGATAAAACTGCCGTGGTTTGTCGATGACGATGCCGATTACTGGAACGAATTGAACAACAGCCTGACCCGCTATCTCGAAGAGCTCGAATTGACCCGAGAGCGCGTGGGGCTTGTGCTTGAGGCTGAAGACCGGCGTTTGAGCGAGCGCATGAATCGCACGATGTACCGCTTCGGGATCATCACCTGCATCTTTTTACCGATGAGTTTCATCACCGGTCTGCTGGGCATCAACGTTGGCGGCATTCCATTCTCCAGCAGCCCCTATGGTTTCCTGATTGCCTGTTTGACGGTGCTCGCCCTGGCCTTTGGTCAGTGGTGGTTGTTCCGTCGTTTGCGCTGGGTTTGA
- the prpD gene encoding 2-methylcitrate dehydratase produces the protein MSANVDLNNRPDYDRVLQDIADYVLTFKAPSAEALDTARNCLMDTLGCGLLALRFPECTKHLGPIVEGTVVPYGARVPGTSYRLDPVKAAWDIGCIVRWLDYNDTWLAAEWGHPSDNLGGILAVADHLSQKRLASAEAPLTIRDVLEAMIMAHEIQGVIALENSFNRVGLDHVILVKVASTAVTAKLMGANREQLLSALSHAFADGQALRTYRHAPNAGSRKSWAAGDASSRGVRLADIAMRGEMGIPGVLTARQWGFYDVLFSHTNSDLALKPEDKRAFNFSRPFGSYVMENVLFKISFPAEFHAQTACEAAVTLHPQVRNRLHEIDKIVITTHESAIRIISKVGPLANAADRDHCIQYMTAVPLAFGNLVAEQYEDDFHRAHPIIDVLREKMLIVEEPRFTREYLEADKRSIANAVQVFFKDGSSTENVVVEYPIGHRRRRAEGIPLLEDKFKANLATRFTGQRSGEIFALCKDQTRLEATPVNRFVDLLVI, from the coding sequence ATGAGCGCCAACGTCGACCTGAACAACCGCCCCGATTACGACCGTGTCCTGCAGGACATTGCCGACTACGTCCTCACCTTCAAAGCCCCCTCTGCCGAAGCCCTCGACACCGCCCGCAACTGCCTGATGGACACGCTGGGCTGTGGCCTGCTGGCGTTGCGCTTTCCCGAGTGCACCAAACACCTGGGCCCGATAGTCGAAGGAACGGTGGTTCCTTACGGTGCGCGGGTCCCCGGCACCTCCTATCGCCTCGACCCAGTCAAGGCCGCGTGGGACATCGGCTGCATCGTCCGCTGGCTCGACTACAACGACACCTGGCTCGCTGCCGAGTGGGGCCATCCATCCGACAACCTCGGCGGGATTCTCGCGGTGGCCGATCATCTTTCGCAGAAGCGTCTGGCCAGCGCTGAAGCGCCGCTGACAATCCGCGATGTGCTTGAAGCGATGATCATGGCCCACGAAATTCAAGGTGTGATTGCCCTGGAAAACTCCTTCAATCGTGTAGGACTCGATCACGTCATTCTGGTGAAAGTCGCTTCAACCGCTGTCACCGCCAAACTGATGGGCGCCAATCGTGAGCAACTGTTGTCGGCGTTGTCTCATGCGTTTGCCGATGGTCAGGCCCTGCGTACCTATCGTCATGCGCCGAACGCCGGTTCACGAAAATCCTGGGCGGCGGGGGATGCGTCGAGTCGCGGTGTGCGTCTGGCCGATATTGCGATGCGTGGCGAGATGGGCATTCCCGGCGTTCTCACCGCCAGGCAATGGGGCTTTTATGATGTGCTGTTCAGCCACACCAATAGCGATCTGGCGCTGAAACCGGAAGATAAACGCGCCTTCAATTTCTCTCGGCCATTCGGCAGTTATGTGATGGAAAACGTCCTGTTCAAGATCAGCTTTCCCGCCGAATTCCACGCGCAAACCGCCTGCGAAGCCGCGGTGACACTGCACCCGCAAGTGCGCAATCGCCTGCACGAAATCGACAAAATCGTCATCACCACCCACGAATCGGCAATCCGCATCATTTCCAAGGTTGGACCGTTGGCCAACGCCGCCGACCGCGACCACTGCATCCAGTACATGACCGCCGTGCCACTGGCCTTCGGCAATCTGGTCGCCGAGCAATACGAAGACGATTTCCACCGTGCGCATCCGATCATCGATGTGCTGCGCGAGAAAATGCTCATCGTCGAAGAACCGCGTTTCACCCGCGAATATCTGGAGGCTGACAAGCGCTCGATCGCCAACGCCGTGCAGGTGTTTTTCAAGGATGGCAGCAGCACGGAAAACGTTGTCGTGGAGTACCCGATCGGCCATCGCCGGCGCCGTGCCGAGGGCATTCCATTACTGGAAGACAAGTTCAAGGCCAATCTGGCAACACGTTTCACCGGCCAGCGCAGCGGTGAGATCTTTGCGTTGTGCAAGGATCAAACCCGGCTCGAGGCCACCCCGGTAAACCGTTTCGTCGACCTACTTGTGATCTGA